From the Gammaproteobacteria bacterium genome, one window contains:
- the ispC gene encoding 1-deoxy-D-xylulose-5-phosphate reductoisomerase, whose product MISVTVLGSTGSIGVNTLDVIARHPDKYRVDALTAYSQVDRLLEQCIQFRPRVAVLVSDTAAGRFRERAKEAGLDIAVLHGEQALAEVAADTNSQVVMAAIVGAAGLVPTLAAVTAGKRVLLANKEPLVMCGHIFLDEAAKSGAELLPIDSEHNAIFQCMPDGYAAGQKPRGIRRILLTGSGGPFRARAREELADVTPEQACAHPNWSMGQKISVDSATLMNKGLELIEACWLFNVGADDVDIVIHPQSVIHSMVEYNDGSVLAQMGNPDMRTPIAHALAWPERIDSGVNQLDLFTVARLDFERPDLDRFPSLRFAYRAAREGGTKPAIMNAANEVAVAAFLEDRIPFTAIFDVIEYVMTGIDAIPADSLGAVLLHDGLARKMASRCIDDRFNNAVCKEQ is encoded by the coding sequence ATGATATCGGTCACCGTTCTCGGATCTACTGGTTCGATTGGCGTTAATACGCTGGATGTCATTGCTCGCCACCCTGACAAGTATCGGGTTGATGCGCTCACCGCGTATTCACAGGTGGATCGACTGCTGGAACAGTGTATACAGTTTCGGCCGCGTGTCGCGGTCCTGGTCAGTGATACCGCGGCCGGGCGGTTTCGTGAGCGGGCGAAAGAAGCCGGGCTGGATATCGCCGTGCTGCATGGTGAGCAGGCATTGGCGGAGGTCGCTGCAGACACTAACAGCCAGGTTGTAATGGCGGCCATAGTTGGCGCGGCAGGACTGGTGCCAACCCTGGCGGCGGTCACGGCTGGCAAGCGCGTACTGCTTGCCAACAAGGAGCCGCTGGTTATGTGCGGCCACATCTTTCTCGATGAGGCGGCAAAGTCGGGAGCGGAATTGCTGCCAATAGACAGTGAGCATAACGCGATTTTTCAGTGCATGCCGGATGGTTATGCGGCCGGGCAGAAACCGCGTGGAATCCGCAGAATCCTGCTTACCGGTTCAGGCGGACCGTTTCGCGCGCGCGCGCGAGAAGAACTGGCCGATGTCACTCCCGAACAGGCGTGTGCACATCCCAATTGGTCTATGGGGCAGAAAATATCGGTTGATTCGGCTACCCTGATGAACAAGGGGCTGGAATTGATTGAGGCATGTTGGCTCTTTAATGTTGGCGCCGATGACGTCGACATTGTGATTCATCCGCAAAGCGTTATCCACTCCATGGTTGAATACAACGATGGTTCTGTACTGGCACAAATGGGTAACCCGGATATGCGAACGCCGATTGCCCATGCGCTGGCGTGGCCGGAACGGATAGATTCCGGCGTGAATCAGCTCGATTTGTTCACGGTTGCGCGTCTTGATTTCGAGCGCCCCGACCTGGACAGGTTTCCGAGTCTTCGATTTGCCTACAGGGCGGCGCGGGAAGGCGGCACCAAGCCGGCGATCATGAATGCCGCAAACGAAGTAGCTGTTGCGGCGTTTCTTGAGGACAGGATTCCCTTTACCGCGATCTTCGATGTTATCGAGTATGTCATGACCGGAATCGATGCTATTCCTGCCGACTCTCTGGGTGCCGTTTTGTTGCATGATGGCCTGGCGAGGAAAATGGCAAGTCGCTGTATAGATGATCGCTTTAATAATGCTGTGTGCAAGGAACAGTGA
- a CDS encoding phosphatidate cytidylyltransferase: MLKQRLITGISLALFLVASMFYLPLVGTAIVFGLFAVGGAWEWARLSGYSNRLVRGGYAFTTLCAGIVVYRDIVEGDAAITLTILQVAALWWVYVVVVELAMYQDREKGFFAGNLMKLVAGLIIIVPGWSAGIYLHSLAPQMPAAFLYLIALVGLSDTGAYFAGRTFGRRKLAPRVSPGKTIEGLFGGMLVCAILAILSSAYGWEFSGKAVVVFVLISLIAAAFGVAGDLYESRIKRLSGFKDSGSLLPGHGGFMDRTDAYHAVAPTFVVMLLLFRDLFGL; encoded by the coding sequence ATGCTTAAGCAGCGACTGATTACAGGCATTTCGCTGGCGCTGTTCCTGGTGGCATCAATGTTCTATTTGCCATTGGTTGGTACGGCGATCGTATTTGGCCTATTCGCTGTTGGCGGCGCCTGGGAGTGGGCCCGGCTTAGTGGATACAGTAATCGCCTGGTAAGGGGCGGTTATGCATTCACTACCTTGTGCGCAGGTATTGTTGTTTACCGGGATATCGTTGAAGGCGACGCAGCCATAACACTGACCATCCTGCAGGTTGCAGCGCTCTGGTGGGTTTACGTGGTTGTTGTTGAATTGGCGATGTACCAGGATCGCGAAAAGGGATTCTTTGCCGGTAACCTGATGAAGCTTGTTGCCGGGCTGATCATAATTGTTCCTGGCTGGTCTGCCGGTATTTATCTGCACTCACTGGCTCCGCAGATGCCAGCCGCATTTCTGTATCTCATTGCCCTCGTCGGCTTGTCAGACACCGGCGCATATTTTGCCGGGCGCACTTTCGGCAGACGCAAGCTTGCGCCCAGGGTTAGCCCGGGAAAAACCATTGAGGGACTATTTGGCGGTATGCTTGTCTGCGCGATTCTTGCCATTCTTTCGTCCGCATATGGCTGGGAGTTTTCCGGCAAGGCGGTAGTTGTTTTCGTCTTGATCAGTCTCATTGCGGCTGCATTCGGTGTTGCCGGGGATCTTTATGAAAGCCGGATCAAGCGTTTGTCAGGATTCAAGGACAGCGGCAGCCTGTTGCCGGGTCATGGCGGTTTTATGGATCGAACCGACGCCTATCATGCGGTAGCACCGACATTTGTGGTCATGCTGTTGCTGTTCAGGGACTTGTTCGGGTTATGA
- a CDS encoding isoprenyl transferase codes for MSKASASEAHTCPGHIAIIMDGNGRWASRQGMPRVAGHRKGVQSVKNVIAACADRGVRYLTLFAFSSENWQRPEREVNLLMELFLGALEKEIGRLHENNIQFRVIGDIEPFGKKLVSRIREAEDLTRNNDKLTVIVAANYGGRWDITRACRRIAKQVQSGSIDPDTVNEKTMEPYLSLYGIPDPDLFIRTSGEQRISNFLLWQLAYAELYFTNCLWPEFGDNELDEAIAEYSQRQRRFGRTGDQVESSNA; via the coding sequence ATTAGCAAGGCCAGCGCATCTGAAGCCCACACGTGTCCCGGACATATCGCCATCATAATGGATGGCAATGGTCGATGGGCATCGCGTCAGGGTATGCCGCGTGTTGCCGGTCATCGCAAGGGCGTTCAGTCAGTAAAGAATGTCATCGCCGCCTGTGCAGACCGTGGCGTGCGTTACCTAACCTTGTTCGCGTTCAGTAGCGAAAACTGGCAGAGGCCGGAGCGTGAAGTCAACCTGCTCATGGAGCTTTTCCTGGGCGCCCTGGAAAAGGAAATCGGCCGACTGCATGAAAATAATATCCAGTTTCGGGTAATTGGTGATATTGAGCCGTTCGGCAAGAAACTGGTTTCCAGGATCAGGGAAGCCGAGGACCTGACGCGGAACAATGACAAATTGACCGTTATTGTCGCTGCCAACTATGGCGGCAGGTGGGACATCACCCGGGCTTGCCGACGTATTGCCAAGCAGGTTCAGAGTGGCAGTATTGATCCAGACACCGTAAATGAAAAGACGATGGAGCCGTATCTCAGTCTTTATGGCATTCCCGATCCTGACCTGTTTATCCGTACCAGTGGCGAGCAACGAATCAGTAATTTCCTGCTGTGGCAGCTGGCCTATGCGGAGCTGTATTTTACAAACTGCCTGTGGCCGGAATTTGGCGACAATGAGCTGGATGAAGCCATCGCAGAATATTCACAGCGACAGCGGCGATTTGGTCGGACCGGCGACCAGGTAGAGAGTAGCAATGCTTAA
- the frr gene encoding ribosome recycling factor has protein sequence MATIEAVIADAEKRMNKTIESMKTELTKIRTGRANVALLDHVMVDFYGTPTPIGQAAGVSVGDARTLVVKVWDKNMIQAIEKAILESDLGLNPATAGDTIRIPLPPLTEERRKDLVKVVKGEGEHGKVAVRNIRRDANTHVKELLKNKEISEDDEKRAEDRIQKLTDSFVGKIDKHIEEKEKDLMEL, from the coding sequence ATGGCTACGATCGAAGCAGTTATTGCCGATGCCGAAAAGCGCATGAACAAAACCATCGAGTCGATGAAAACTGAACTCACCAAGATTCGCACGGGACGCGCCAATGTTGCGTTACTTGATCACGTCATGGTTGATTTTTATGGTACGCCGACTCCCATTGGCCAGGCTGCCGGAGTCAGTGTGGGCGATGCCCGTACGCTCGTGGTAAAGGTCTGGGATAAAAACATGATCCAGGCGATAGAAAAAGCAATTCTTGAATCTGATCTTGGCCTCAATCCAGCTACTGCGGGCGATACAATCCGCATTCCGCTGCCTCCGCTTACGGAAGAGCGACGCAAGGATCTGGTCAAGGTCGTTAAGGGTGAGGGTGAACACGGCAAGGTTGCGGTACGCAATATTCGGCGTGACGCCAACACCCACGTCAAGGAACTTCTGAAGAACAAGGAAATATCCGAAGACGATGAAAAGCGTGCCGAAGACCGGATTCAGAAACTGACCGACAGCTTTGTTGGCAAGATCGACAAACACATAGAAGAAAAAGAAAAAGACCTGATGGAACTCTAG
- the pyrH gene encoding UMP kinase, whose amino-acid sequence MASAPRRILLKLSGEALMGDDAFGVNRDVLAGVVEGLKRVRATGIQLGIVIGGGNIFRGVSTAASGMDRPTADYMGMLATVMNALSLADALKQASVDVRVQSGLEIAGVVEPFVRNRALSHLENGRIVIFAAGTGSPFFTTDTAASLRALEIGADVLVKATKVDGIYDKDPAKHDDAVRYDRVSYDEALEKRLGVMDASAFALCRDNGLAIRVLNINDADALVSLARGENVGTLVYAGEN is encoded by the coding sequence ATGGCCAGCGCACCACGACGCATATTGCTGAAGCTTAGCGGCGAAGCCTTGATGGGCGATGACGCCTTTGGCGTTAATCGTGATGTTCTGGCCGGCGTTGTCGAAGGTCTGAAACGGGTCCGCGCAACCGGTATCCAGCTCGGCATAGTTATCGGTGGCGGCAATATCTTCCGGGGTGTTTCCACTGCCGCATCAGGGATGGATCGTCCGACGGCCGATTATATGGGCATGCTGGCGACAGTGATGAATGCGCTGAGCCTGGCTGACGCCCTGAAACAAGCCTCTGTTGATGTTCGGGTTCAGTCAGGACTGGAAATTGCCGGTGTAGTTGAGCCGTTTGTGCGGAACCGGGCGCTCAGTCATCTTGAAAACGGCCGTATTGTCATATTTGCTGCCGGAACCGGAAGTCCGTTCTTTACCACTGATACCGCTGCCAGTCTGCGTGCGCTTGAAATCGGCGCGGATGTGCTGGTCAAGGCCACCAAGGTAGATGGTATCTATGACAAGGATCCGGCGAAGCATGATGATGCTGTTCGTTATGATCGGGTAAGTTACGACGAGGCCCTGGAGAAGCGTCTTGGTGTAATGGATGCATCAGCCTTTGCCTTGTGTCGGGACAACGGCCTGGCTATCAGAGTTCTGAATATTAATGATGCCGATGCCCTGGTCAGCCTGGCAAGGGGTGAGAATGTCGGCACCTTGGTGTATGCGGGAGAAAACTAA
- the tsf gene encoding translation elongation factor Ts has protein sequence MAISASQVKDLRERTGLGMMECKQALVETDGDMDAAIELLRMKAGAKVEKKAGRTAADGVVRITITGDGKTAAMVEVNSETDFVAKGDEFQAFAQSISDRIAASNPADVAALSAMPLKDGADTTVEQARESIVQKLGENMAVRRFISRSTGGLFGSYIHGNKIGVLVELEGGDETLARDIAMHIAASRPEFVSADDVSAEVIAKEKEIFAAQAKESGKPDDIIEKMVTGRISKFVNEITLLGQPFVKDPDLTVEKLLAKASAKVLSFTRYEVGEGIEKEQGDFAAEVMAQVKGG, from the coding sequence ATGGCGATTTCTGCTTCTCAAGTAAAGGATCTTCGCGAGCGTACCGGGCTCGGCATGATGGAATGCAAACAGGCGCTGGTTGAAACAGACGGCGACATGGACGCGGCAATCGAACTGCTGCGCATGAAAGCCGGCGCCAAGGTAGAGAAAAAAGCCGGCCGTACCGCTGCCGATGGTGTTGTTCGTATTACGATTACCGGTGACGGCAAGACTGCTGCCATGGTTGAAGTGAACTCCGAAACTGATTTTGTGGCCAAGGGTGACGAGTTCCAGGCTTTCGCCCAGTCGATTTCCGATCGCATTGCCGCAAGCAACCCGGCAGATGTGGCCGCACTCAGCGCCATGCCACTGAAAGATGGCGCAGATACAACTGTAGAACAGGCGCGTGAAAGCATCGTCCAGAAACTTGGCGAAAACATGGCTGTTCGCCGTTTTATCTCCAGGTCTACAGGCGGTTTATTCGGCAGCTATATCCACGGCAACAAGATAGGCGTACTGGTTGAGCTTGAAGGCGGTGACGAAACGCTCGCCCGTGACATCGCCATGCACATTGCAGCCAGCCGCCCCGAATTTGTCTCTGCTGACGATGTATCTGCTGAAGTCATCGCCAAGGAGAAGGAAATATTTGCGGCCCAGGCAAAGGAAAGCGGCAAGCCGGATGACATCATCGAGAAGATGGTTACAGGTCGCATCAGCAAGTTTGTCAACGAGATAACCCTGCTGGGTCAGCCGTTCGTTAAGGATCCGGATTTGACCGTAGAAAAGCTGCTGGCCAAGGCGTCTGCCAAGGTGTTGAGCTTTACCCGTTACGAGGTCGGTGAAGGCATCGAAAAAGAGCAGGGCGACTTTGCTGCGGAAGTTATGGCGCAGGTAAAAGGCGGCTGA
- the rpsB gene encoding 30S ribosomal protein S2, producing the protein MSKVSMRQMLEAGVHFGHQTRFWHPKMRNYIFGARSKTHIINLEKTLPLFNDAMNFLGKLAQNGGNVLFVGTKRQAAQIIAEEAQRCGMPYVNHRWLGGMLTNFKTVKNSIDRLKSLESMLADGSTERLNKKEVLNLTRELEKLQRSLAGIKDMPGLPDALFIVDVGHEYIAVSEANKLNIPVVGIVDTNCKPNGVDYIIPGNDDAIRAIRLYAAAAADTILEGRQNANIQAPLPAEEEYIEVNEGEEPRAKASKKTSKKKTAKKAATKKVADDAASEDAE; encoded by the coding sequence ATGAGTAAAGTCAGCATGCGTCAAATGCTGGAGGCCGGCGTGCATTTCGGCCACCAGACCCGTTTTTGGCACCCGAAGATGCGCAACTATATTTTCGGGGCGCGCAGCAAAACCCATATTATTAATCTTGAAAAGACCCTTCCGTTGTTCAATGACGCCATGAATTTTCTTGGCAAATTGGCCCAAAATGGCGGTAACGTCCTGTTTGTCGGCACCAAGCGCCAGGCGGCCCAGATTATTGCTGAAGAAGCTCAGCGTTGCGGCATGCCTTATGTTAACCATCGCTGGCTGGGTGGCATGCTCACCAACTTCAAGACGGTCAAAAATTCCATCGATCGCCTGAAAAGCCTGGAATCCATGCTGGCTGACGGCAGCACCGAGCGTCTGAACAAGAAGGAAGTCCTGAATCTCACGCGTGAACTTGAAAAGCTGCAACGTAGCCTGGCCGGCATCAAGGACATGCCTGGCCTGCCTGATGCATTGTTCATTGTCGATGTCGGGCATGAATATATCGCGGTCTCTGAAGCCAACAAGCTGAATATCCCGGTCGTGGGTATTGTTGACACCAATTGCAAGCCCAATGGTGTCGATTACATCATTCCAGGGAATGATGACGCCATTCGAGCCATTCGCCTCTATGCCGCGGCAGCAGCGGACACCATTTTGGAAGGTCGCCAGAACGCCAATATCCAGGCACCGCTGCCTGCTGAAGAAGAGTACATCGAGGTTAACGAGGGCGAAGAGCCCAGGGCAAAGGCAAGCAAAAAGACCTCCAAGAAGAAGACAGCAAAAAAAGCAGCCACCAAGAAAGTGGCTGATGACGCTGCTTCTGAAGACGCTGAATAA
- the map gene encoding type I methionyl aminopeptidase, whose translation MAITIKTTEEIEKMRVAGRLAADVLRMIRPHVEPGITTEELDRICHDYIVNDLDAIPAPLNYRGFPKSICTSVNHQVCHGIPGPKKLKKGDIVNIDITVIKDGYHGDTSKMFFIGKPSVQAERICRIAHECMVLGIEQVRPGATLGDVGHAIQTYAEAQHCSVVREYCGHGIGKQFHEDPQVLHYGQPKTGTILEPGMTFTIEPMINTGARNVKLLPDNWTVVTRDHSLSAQWEHTILVTESGHDILTRLEGEDV comes from the coding sequence ATGGCCATCACCATAAAAACAACTGAAGAAATCGAAAAAATGCGCGTAGCCGGCCGCCTGGCTGCGGACGTTCTGCGAATGATTCGGCCGCATGTCGAGCCGGGTATTACCACCGAAGAACTGGACCGGATTTGTCACGACTACATCGTCAATGACCTGGACGCCATTCCTGCCCCACTAAACTACCGGGGTTTCCCCAAGTCCATCTGCACGTCGGTGAACCACCAGGTCTGCCACGGGATACCCGGCCCGAAAAAGCTTAAAAAAGGCGACATCGTCAACATTGACATTACGGTAATCAAGGACGGCTATCACGGTGATACCAGCAAGATGTTTTTTATTGGCAAGCCCTCGGTCCAGGCGGAGCGAATCTGCCGCATTGCACACGAATGCATGGTGCTGGGTATCGAACAGGTTCGGCCGGGCGCGACACTGGGTGACGTTGGCCACGCCATTCAGACCTACGCCGAAGCCCAGCATTGCTCGGTAGTTCGGGAGTATTGTGGTCACGGCATTGGCAAACAATTCCATGAAGACCCCCAGGTTCTTCACTATGGCCAACCAAAAACCGGAACAATACTGGAACCCGGTATGACCTTTACGATCGAACCAATGATCAATACCGGTGCGCGCAACGTCAAGCTGTTGCCGGACAACTGGACTGTGGTGACCCGGGATCACAGCCTGTCAGCGCAATGGGAACATACGATTCTGGTTACTGAATCCGGGCACGATATTCTCACCCGCCTGGAAGGTGAGGATGTCTAG
- the glnD gene encoding [protein-PII] uridylyltransferase, producing the protein MAYRLNTIFDNRAFQASLKKSDKPLQTFRTALTRGRQELKHWNDNDVTAVKLVSAHAWFIDQLLNEAWYLVLGSSLGQMAALAAAGGYGRSELHPSSDIDLIILLPENHGEELHRSVEQFLRFLWDMGLDIGHSTRTPDECHQAARDDITITTNIMESRLLCGNSALYEAMRELTSPARIWSSSDFFSAKLEEQHRRHGHFGDTANNLEPNIKDGPGGLRDLQMLLWVVQRHYGTRKLEDLVSLELVTDKEFKLLLRNRNFLWQVRNGLHYAAGRKEDRLLFDYQRLLAESLGFEDKPGSLAVEQFMKRYYRTVKQLSVLNEILLQYFQEIILYEGQLEKIPINSDFVSINGYLSANDAQLFQKDPRNIFRLFLLLQQHPELKGIRARTIRLIMDSVELIDAHVRNDSETQSLFMEIIRQPRGITHEFRRMNTYGVLAAYLPAFGRVAGQMQYDLFHVYTVDEHTLFVVRNLRRFTVPEFQSEFPLASSLIGKLVKPERLYLAGLFHDIAKGRGGDHSELGESEARRFCRKHGISKYDTEFVCWLVKHHLTMSWTAQRRDISDPDVILDFARQIGDQEHLDNLYLLTVADIRGTSPKVWNDWKGHLLAELYHATTRVFMEGADSVSDVSTNIKYRKQAVLDILQPDKPRKQLIDLYWSQLIDYYFLNFDIDSLAWHAETIISRSAAEFPLVATRYNPELGGSEFLVFTPTKSDLLMQLTGAFDRLNLSIVDARMHGTAHGFALDSFVVMDHNNKAIENPRELDYLAGEISKALLASAENRRANIRMPRKLKHFPIKTDINFKTEARGRATIMHVTAQDRPGLLHQVAQALHHCDIKLAASKITTFGERAEDIFFIVDRNNSPIESAEQLDCLKQEVTRRLSNENTAEPKEMTF; encoded by the coding sequence ATGGCGTATCGTCTGAACACGATATTCGACAATCGCGCCTTCCAGGCGTCGCTGAAAAAAAGCGACAAGCCGTTGCAGACCTTTCGCACCGCCCTGACCCGCGGAAGACAGGAGCTCAAGCACTGGAACGACAACGACGTCACCGCGGTAAAACTGGTTTCCGCTCATGCCTGGTTTATTGACCAGTTACTGAACGAGGCCTGGTACCTGGTCCTGGGCAGTTCCCTGGGACAAATGGCGGCACTTGCTGCGGCTGGCGGCTATGGTCGCAGCGAGTTACATCCCAGCTCTGATATCGACCTCATCATCCTTCTGCCCGAAAATCATGGCGAAGAATTACACCGCTCCGTCGAACAGTTTCTGCGGTTTCTGTGGGACATGGGACTGGACATTGGCCACAGCACCCGAACACCGGACGAGTGTCACCAGGCTGCGCGTGATGACATCACCATCACTACAAACATCATGGAGTCCCGCCTCCTTTGCGGAAACAGCGCACTGTATGAAGCGATGCGGGAGCTGACATCACCAGCTCGCATATGGTCTTCATCAGATTTTTTCAGCGCAAAACTGGAAGAGCAGCATCGACGTCATGGTCATTTTGGCGATACCGCCAACAACCTGGAACCCAATATCAAGGACGGACCAGGCGGTCTGCGCGATCTGCAGATGCTGCTATGGGTAGTACAACGTCATTACGGCACGCGCAAGCTTGAAGACCTGGTGTCGCTTGAGCTGGTTACCGACAAGGAATTCAAACTGTTGCTGCGTAACCGCAACTTCCTCTGGCAAGTGCGTAACGGCCTGCACTATGCAGCCGGACGGAAAGAAGACCGGCTACTGTTCGATTATCAACGACTGCTGGCCGAGTCCCTGGGGTTTGAAGACAAGCCCGGCTCGCTGGCTGTTGAACAGTTCATGAAGCGCTACTACAGGACGGTCAAACAACTTTCCGTGCTCAATGAAATACTGCTCCAGTATTTCCAGGAAATTATCTTATATGAAGGCCAGCTCGAAAAGATTCCGATCAACAGTGACTTTGTCTCCATTAATGGGTACCTGTCAGCCAACGATGCACAGTTATTCCAGAAAGATCCTCGCAATATTTTCAGGCTGTTCCTGTTGCTGCAACAACACCCGGAGCTGAAGGGAATACGGGCACGAACCATCCGGCTGATCATGGACAGTGTCGAGCTTATTGATGCGCACGTTCGCAATGACTCTGAAACGCAGAGCCTGTTCATGGAGATAATCCGCCAGCCCCGGGGTATTACCCACGAATTCCGGAGAATGAACACCTACGGTGTATTGGCTGCCTACCTGCCCGCATTTGGTCGCGTTGCCGGTCAAATGCAATATGACCTGTTTCATGTCTATACCGTTGATGAACACACGCTGTTTGTGGTTCGCAACCTCAGGCGATTTACCGTGCCGGAATTCCAAAGTGAATTTCCGCTGGCCAGCTCGCTGATCGGTAAACTGGTAAAGCCGGAAAGGTTGTACCTTGCCGGCCTGTTTCACGATATCGCCAAGGGTCGCGGTGGCGACCACTCGGAACTCGGCGAATCAGAGGCAAGGCGGTTTTGTCGAAAGCACGGTATTAGCAAATATGATACCGAGTTCGTTTGCTGGCTGGTAAAACATCACCTGACAATGTCCTGGACCGCACAACGACGCGACATATCCGACCCGGATGTCATACTCGACTTTGCCAGGCAAATTGGTGACCAGGAACACCTGGACAATCTTTACCTGCTGACCGTAGCCGACATACGAGGCACCAGCCCCAAGGTATGGAACGACTGGAAGGGTCACCTGCTCGCAGAATTGTACCACGCGACAACCCGCGTCTTTATGGAAGGCGCTGATTCCGTATCCGATGTATCGACCAACATAAAGTATCGCAAACAGGCGGTGCTGGATATTCTGCAACCGGACAAGCCGCGAAAGCAGCTTATCGATTTGTACTGGTCACAGCTTATTGACTATTACTTCCTGAATTTTGATATCGACAGCCTGGCATGGCACGCAGAAACCATTATCAGCAGGTCGGCAGCGGAGTTCCCGCTGGTGGCAACACGTTACAATCCTGAGCTGGGTGGCAGTGAATTCCTGGTATTTACCCCGACAAAATCCGATTTGCTGATGCAGCTTACTGGCGCGTTTGATCGACTAAACCTGTCCATAGTTGATGCGCGTATGCACGGGACAGCTCACGGCTTCGCCCTCGACAGCTTTGTTGTCATGGATCACAACAACAAGGCAATCGAGAACCCGCGTGAACTGGATTATCTGGCAGGAGAGATCAGCAAGGCGCTGCTGGCCAGCGCCGAGAACCGCCGCGCCAACATTCGCATGCCAAGAAAGCTCAAACATTTTCCCATCAAGACGGATATAAATTTCAAGACCGAAGCCCGCGGTCGTGCCACCATCATGCACGTTACCGCGCAGGACCGACCCGGCCTGTTGCATCAGGTCGCCCAGGCCCTGCATCATTGTGATATCAAGCTGGCGGCCTCAAAAATCACAACGTTTGGCGAGCGCGCCGAGGACATCTTTTTCATTGTTGACCGCAACAATTCCCCGATTGAATCTGCCGAACAGCTGGATTGTCTGAAGCAGGAAGTCACTCGCAGACTGTCCAATGAAAACACTGCTGAACCGAAAGAAATGACATTTTAG